The sequence below is a genomic window from Aureispira sp. CCB-E.
TGGTGATATTTCTCGTAAACGTAAATTATTAGAAAAACAGAAAAAAGGTAAGAAAAGAATGCGCGAAGTAGGAAATGTTCAAGTTCCTCAAAAAGCATTTTTAGATGTTCTAAAACTAGATTAGACCACTCAAAGCTTTACCATCAACGCATATTCTACTCTAAATACTTCTTTCTGTTCTTTACCAAAGAAGTATTTAGAGTTTTTTTATTTATCCATGGCTCATCCAATAATAAAGAATTCACTATCATTGAACATCCTAATTGATGCTAAAGGATTTGACATATACTTTGTTCGGGTGGGTTAATTTCACCCAATAAATTCCTTGAGACCAACCTTTTAAACTAATCCTTGATATTGTATTTTGATTGAGTTCAATCTGCTGAATTCGTCCCATTGGATCTATAATTTCAAGCTTTTCTGTTTGAGGCAGCACTTCAATTATAACCTGTTCGTAAGCAGGGTTTGGATAAATTTTGAATACATCCATCTCCTTTATTAAACTTAGATTGGTATACGTAATGCTATTAGAAGGATTAGACGTACAATTGCCTTGGTTGACGACCGTGTAGTAATTTCCTAATTGTGTCAAAACATAAAAAGAATCTGTGGCACCAGCAATTAATCCGTTGGCATCGTACCATTGATTTCCTGTTGATGCTGATGAAAACAAGGTATCTGATTCTTGTGTAATAATAGGATTCATATCAATAGGAATATGCACGACATGAGCTATCTCAAAATCAAAATATTGTACAGCGGTATCGGGCCAATTGGGGTGCCCTAATGCCGATGTATCCTCTACTGTGAACTGCGTTCTAATTCGACAAGAATAGCGTCCTGTATCGTTTGCTGTTGCTAATGAATTATTATAACTAGCATTCGTTGCTCCTGTCAATGGCATACTATCCAAAAACCATTGATACAACAAATCAGGATGTACCATAGGAGCAGTTAATTGCAAAGAACCACTTCCGCAAATTTCAATCGTTGCAACAACAGGTGTATCTACATCAGGGTATTCAAAACGACCATTGACAGGCAAATGATCCGAAGGATCAAAAATATCCCACAAATCATCGTCAATCGCTCGATAAACCCAAACCTTAGTGTAACAATCAATTGGTACCAAATGCTTTCGATCGCCCCATACGTGGTCAATAATATTGCCTGAATCTCGTGTCACATCTGTAGAGGCATGAAAGCCTTTGTGCAACCCAATAATAGGATTTAAAGAATCTATCAAATCTGGATATTGAACAGATGACGCATCTGTATTCATATCTCCCCCCAATATTACCGCCTCATCGACAGGAATATTTTGCGCAGCAATAAAATCACGTTGCTCTCCAAATTGCTCTTTTTTTATTGCAATATCATTAGGGTTCCCTCCCGCTTCCATATGCGTTCCAAAAACATGGTACTTCTTTCCTAGTTTATTAATTTTAGCATATAAAATCCCTTTCGCAGCAAAGCAGTCGCCTGAATTGTTATCACAAGAACGATAATCATATTCATCCTCCAACTCAATTGGCCAACGGCTAAAGATAATCACTCCACCGTTCTCAATTATTTGCCCATCGTTGAGAATATCTGTTTGATACGAGAATCCTGCTGCTTGCATGGCAGGGACTAAGTTGTTGTTTCGGGCTGCATCTTCAAACGCCTCTTGAAAAATAACGACATCTTGATATGGACTGATATATCTAGGAATCACATCGGCACGCTCAGCAGCATCAAACGTACCAATAGGAGGTGGCAAAAATTTGATATTGTACGACAAAACATTGATTACATTGGGATTCGAAAAATCGGCAGAATCAATTGTATATTTGGGGCGGTTGTCTTGGATGGCAAATACAATATCTCTATTAAAAAAAGCATCGGTTCCATCTGGTTTGTATTTAACGGTTACAGGCAAATTTCCAAACATCAGACTTTCTTCATAAAAACCTCCATCATCGTACCACGGATGGTTAAAATTAGAACCTTTCAATGAATGCTCCATATCACTACCTATAAAATTTCCTTCTAGTTTTAGTTGTAATTGTAGCGTGTCGGTACCATGCCATACATAAACATCAAAATAAAAGGTTTCTCCATTGTGTATTCCGTTATTTCGATTCGTTTCTAAGAGTTCTTTGCGCATCTCCCAAGCCTCCACATCTGTTGCTTTTAGAGACCATTCGTTGGCATCCATCGTATGCGTTCCTGATTGTACAGCTGTTACGCCAAATTCCAGCTCTGTATTATTCTGAAAAAAAATAGAGGTACTCTGTGCTTGTGCACTTATTGACAAAGTAATCGCAATCAAAAATCCCAACAATATTAGCATAACAATTCATTTAAAATTAATAGGTCGTTACTTCAATAGTCAACTGTGCTGTAACTATGTATTCGTGAACTACCATAAAATGACAAAAGGGGCTTGCTTCTAATTTAATGAAAATTCGTGAGATCTATTCTATCTTTTATATTTTGCTTTTGCTAGATGCCAATAAACGCATTTATTTACCTATTTTGTCGCCAATTAATAGCCTATTTCTAATGTACGATACTTACTGTTTTGACCTACTTAATTCAGCTTTCCAATAAACCTTATCCCTATTTATTTTCTACCAAAAGAAACACAATTATTGCTATTGTCTTAGGCTTATTGGTCTATATTGTTAATACAACAACTCTAACAGAAAATCATATTATAGAAAACTATGTTTTGAGCAAAACATGGGCTTGTGTTTTTGCAGGACTGGTAACATTTGGCAGTATCATTTTAGTAACAGAAATGATACCTCGTTTATTTTTCAAACCTGAATTAAAAGAAAACTGGACTGTAGGAAAAGAAAGTTTACTAATTTTATTCCTCTTATTCGTCATCGCAATATCTAATAATTTCTTATCCTTTATTATTAGCCAAACGCAAAATACCGTTGATATTCTATCCAGCTTTCTAAATGCTTCTTTTTATGTGATAATCATTGGTACGACTCCCACTATTTTAATTATTTGGATCAACTACACCTTGCTACTAAGAGAAAATCTAAAACAAATATCTTTCTATAACAAGGAGTTGGAAACCAAGGTTAAAGCAATTCAAAATACTACGCCAGACCTAATTGAAATTCCTACGCATAATAAAAATGAAATCCTACAACTTAATCTTGATTCGTTTTTATTTGCCAAAACAGAAGGCAACTATATCGATGTATTCATAAAAAATGCAGACAAAATAGAATATAAAGCCTATCGGCTCACCCTTCAGAAACTAGAAGAAGCACTCAAAGCTTATCCTTTTATTTCCAAAACACATCGTTCTTACATTGTTAATGTCAAAAATATTAGCAGTACGTCAGGAAATGCTCGAAATTATCGCATTCATTTTGAGGGCACAACACATGAAGTCCCTGTTTCTAGAAATAAGTTTCAAACATTTAAAGAAGCATTTGGTTCTAATGCCTAGAATCCAAAAACTTCTCAACCCAATCATATCAATAATGCCTTCGCTATTCCATCAAGGTCTGTGACCAAGCGAAGTAACGAAGGACATAAGTTATTAGTCAGGCAATACGTTAAAAGGAATAACTAGCTCCTAAACCAATTAAAAATCTTGAATCAAAGTCGGCAGGGCGACTCCTTCCTTCGTCCAAAAATCCTTTTAGAGACAACCAAACAGACGCTTGTATGGTAAATTGCCCTAGTGTATACCCTATCCCCTGCGTAAATCCATAATTAAAATAAACGTAATCATTTTTATACGTTTCTACGATGCCATAGTGCGGCATTTTTAAAGTGCCTTTAGAGCGCAGGTGTGTTAATCCAACAAAAGGTTCTAAAGATAGATACAACGTTTTCTTTTTAAAAGGATAGAAAACAATGTCTAGCACCGTATACAAACCAATATCTTTGGTATATCCATCTACCTTGTCCGAAAAGAGGTTGTCGGACTCCGATATATAACTATACTGATGTGCCATGCCACAATATAGATTCAAATGCTTCCTGTTATAAAAATTGAACTTGCCTTTGGCGATAAAACCATAGTTAAATCCATAACTCATATTGAGCACATCGTAGGTGTGTAGGAGTTCAACTTTCCATAATTGGTGCGATGATTTCGGTGTTTTTTTCTCTGGCTCCTGTGCCCATATTGACGAAAAAGAAAAGAGCATTAACCATAAAAAAGAATAGATTTTCATAAGATTTATTTTATAGGATGATTGAAAGTGCATTTTTGAAACTTATAATTGGACTATTGCGGTGCGATACGTGGCTCAACCGTTCGTAATCAAGGCTTAAACCTGTGTAATTTCTTGTTAGTAATTTGTTCTTAAAAGCATTAAAAAATAAGTTGATAGACGCTCCTTCCAAATCACCAACAGTCATATATATTCGCTTGTCTAAGCTATCTCGTTGGTTATAATATTGTTGCTCTAGATCAAACAAATAAGCATCTTTCCACATAAGATTGGGGCTAATAGCTATGCTGTTGTCAAAAGGATTAGGATGTTCTTGTTGAAATAAAATATACAAGGCAAAGTAGCCGCCTAAAGAATGACCATAAATAGTACGTGCCTTACTTTTGACTCCCATTTCCGTTTCAACTTTAGGAATTAGTTGGTTATTGATAAATTGAATAAATTCTTTTGCACCTCCAGATGCATTGGGGAAATCGTTGTCTTTGGGAAAAGAATAATCTCTTCCTCTTTGGGTGTTACCTACATACCCAATGCCTATCAAAATAACATCTTCTCGTTGTTGATTTGAGATAACAGCACTCGCTTCGTCAAAATAATCGTCGCCATCTAATAAGTAAATCGTATGGTACTTTTTAGTGG
It includes:
- a CDS encoding endonuclease/exonuclease/phosphatase family protein gives rise to the protein MLILLGFLIAITLSISAQAQSTSIFFQNNTELEFGVTAVQSGTHTMDANEWSLKATDVEAWEMRKELLETNRNNGIHNGETFYFDVYVWHGTDTLQLQLKLEGNFIGSDMEHSLKGSNFNHPWYDDGGFYEESLMFGNLPVTVKYKPDGTDAFFNRDIVFAIQDNRPKYTIDSADFSNPNVINVLSYNIKFLPPPIGTFDAAERADVIPRYISPYQDVVIFQEAFEDAARNNNLVPAMQAAGFSYQTDILNDGQIIENGGVIIFSRWPIELEDEYDYRSCDNNSGDCFAAKGILYAKINKLGKKYHVFGTHMEAGGNPNDIAIKKEQFGEQRDFIAAQNIPVDEAVILGGDMNTDASSVQYPDLIDSLNPIIGLHKGFHASTDVTRDSGNIIDHVWGDRKHLVPIDCYTKVWVYRAIDDDLWDIFDPSDHLPVNGRFEYPDVDTPVVATIEICGSGSLQLTAPMVHPDLLYQWFLDSMPLTGATNASYNNSLATANDTGRYSCRIRTQFTVEDTSALGHPNWPDTAVQYFDFEIAHVVHIPIDMNPIITQESDTLFSSASTGNQWYDANGLIAGATDSFYVLTQLGNYYTVVNQGNCTSNPSNSITYTNLSLIKEMDVFKIYPNPAYEQVIIEVLPQTEKLEIIDPMGRIQQIELNQNTISRISLKGWSQGIYWVKLTHPNKVYVKSFSIN
- a CDS encoding LytTR family DNA-binding domain-containing protein — translated: MTYLIQLSNKPYPYLFSTKRNTIIAIVLGLLVYIVNTTTLTENHIIENYVLSKTWACVFAGLVTFGSIILVTEMIPRLFFKPELKENWTVGKESLLILFLLFVIAISNNFLSFIISQTQNTVDILSSFLNASFYVIIIGTTPTILIIWINYTLLLRENLKQISFYNKELETKVKAIQNTTPDLIEIPTHNKNEILQLNLDSFLFAKTEGNYIDVFIKNADKIEYKAYRLTLQKLEEALKAYPFISKTHRSYIVNVKNISSTSGNARNYRIHFEGTTHEVPVSRNKFQTFKEAFGSNA
- a CDS encoding alpha/beta hydrolase-fold protein — protein: MMKKTAQNSICMLCLWMAWCSFYSCQKETFVTGKKQDSFTLQSTYTETQYDLKIAYPKTYDATKKYHTIYLLDGDDYFDEASAVISNQQREDVILIGIGYVGNTQRGRDYSFPKDNDFPNASGGAKEFIQFINNQLIPKVETEMGVKSKARTIYGHSLGGYFALYILFQQEHPNPFDNSIAISPNLMWKDAYLFDLEQQYYNQRDSLDKRIYMTVGDLEGASINLFFNAFKNKLLTRNYTGLSLDYERLSHVSHRNSPIISFKNALSIIL